The genomic segment CTAATATGCGCCGGATTGAAAAGTCAAGGCTGGCCTCGCTCCGCTGGCGCTGCCCAAAGTCCCATAATGACGCTTGTTAATGAAAGCGGCATGAAGTAGAAATAAAGGGGATGCAAAGATCCCGCCCTTCAACCTCATCGTCAGTTCAGGCATGCGCAAACCAACATACTATCAACTGTTTTATGCCGATCTTTTGCTCTTTGCTGTGCTTTTCATTCTGCACCGAGCCTTCACTTTTACCGCTCTGAATGCCGAAGTCCTGACCGGAGCGCGGCAATGGTCCGGCTTTTTCGTCGGCGCGCTCAGCGACCTTTGGATCGCCGGCCTTCTGGCCCTTCTTTCAGCCGGCTGGCATATGCTCCTCGGACTTAAGTTCACGGTCGGGGGCGTGCAAAAGCTTCGGGCCCTGTTCTTTTTGATCGTGACTCTGCTGCTCGCGTCGCATCAGTCCTACGTGGAATTCTTCGGTTTCACGATGATGGCCTTTCATCTGCGTTATCTTTATGATTCCGCTTTCATCCTGGCCAACGGTCAGTCGCTTTTCAGCTGGCCCCTTCTTGTTTATTTGGGCGTCCTGGCGCTGGTTCTGCTCCTGCAAAGCGGACGCCGAAAAGAGACCTCAAGGCGTTATCAGGGCGCGATCTTCGCCGCTGTGCTCGTGACCCTTGTGATCCTGCATAACCGCAACATTCATTGGCGCGTGCAGTGGTTCATTCCGGAAAACCTTCAGGTGAATCTTCTGGAAAAACTTTTTACGCAGCTCAGCAAAGCCAAAGCCATCGAGCCGGTCAGCGCTGCGGAACGCGAGCGCCTGCTGACACTCCTCCGTCTGCCGCATGCCGCTTCTGACTTTCCCGGTCTGATGCGGGAGGTGAAGGAAAACCCAGTGGGACCTTTGCATCCCATCAGTGAAAAAATCCGTGAGCATTGGCAGGCTTCGCTGGCTTCCCAAAGAAAACCTCTGATGGCGGTCGTGCTTCTGGAATCCTTAAGGCCCGCAGAAACCGGCTACTTCGCGCCCGGCTCGCCGAGCCTGACACCGACCCTGGATCACCTTGCGACCTCGTCCATCGTCTTCACCAATGCCTATTCCACAGGTTCCGTCACGCGTGGTGGTCAGGAGGCAGTTTTTTGCGGGCATATCAGCAGCCGCGATACCTCGCTCATGCGTTACGATGCCGTCGCTCCCATCCGCTGCCTTTCCGATCTTCTGCAAAAACCTTTGCCGGCAGGCGGGCAGGTGGAAACCTTCTGGCATCATGGGGGCAACGGGTTCTTTGATAATCAGCTCAGTTTCTGGCGCAAGCACGGCATGCAAAGGATCATGACCCAGGATGATTTCATGAAGGATGCGCCGCAGACCAGCTGGGGCGTGGGCGATATTACGTTTTTGCAGGAAAGCGCCAGGGAGCTGAAGAAACGTCGCGAGGCCAGCACCGCGGCGGCCCAGGTCGGCATGCTCTTGACGGTGAGCAATCATATTCCCTGGGATCTGCCGCGCGATGTCATTCCCTGGGCTTTGCCTTTGCAGGCGAAGCATCTGAGCTATCGCACCACAGCCTATACGGATCATGCGCTTCGCCTTTTCATGGAAAGCCTGAAGGCTGACGGTCTTTGGGAAGATGCTCTGATTATCATCGCCAGCGATCACGGCAATCAGGTTCCCGCTTATCAGGATATTTATCCCGATCGTCCGACGGCTGTGGCGCGCCTTCAGTCGCATATCAACTTCATCATAGCCGGCGGCCTTGTGGAAAAGGCTCTGCGTGATCTGAAACTGACTTCACTTCCACGTGATGTGCTGGTCAGTCAGGTGGATATTTCCCAGTTCCTTGCCGATACCCTTGGTTTAAAGGAATTTTCGAGCATGGGCGAAAATCCCTTTCATGACACAAGGCAGCTGCCGGTGCTGTCCCGACTGGAACAGCATCTGTTTGATCCGCAAAGCCAGAGCCTCATCGACCCCAGCGCCTGGCAAACCCGGCCTCTTTTTGATGTCACGGCCCTGCCTCAGGAACCGTCGATCGAAGCGAAGGAGCGCAATCTTTTATTCTATCGCTCCTACATTGACTACATCAGCACCAAATAATTTTTCAAGATGCGGGGCCAGAGCTTTGGCGAAAACGCGATAGCCCTTGGCTCCCGGATGCAGAAAGTCAGGCATGAGTTCCGCATTCACGCGTCCGTCGGGTTGCAGAAAAACGGCGCCGATGTCCGCATACGACAGCTGCTCCCGCTGGACTTTCGCCAGCCTTTCATTGATGCCCTGAATGCGGGCCCGCAAAGGATCATCCGCGGACTCGCCACTCGGCAGAAGACCGAGCACAAGTATATGGGTGCCCGGCAGACGCTGATGAATCCGGTCGATGACCGTTTCCATGCCCTTAAGAATCGCCTCCGAACTGTCCCCTGCGTTCACATTGTTGATACCAATCAGAAGGACCAGAACCCGGGGATTCAATCCTGTCAGTTCCCCCTGATCCATGCGCCAGAGTAGATTCTGCGTGCGATCCCCGCCGATGCCTAGGCGCAAAGGTTTGATGGAGCCAAAGGCCTGCGACCAGACATCCGGCGCCACCTCCGTCCAGCCCTGGGTGATGGAGTCCCCCATAAAAACCAGCTGCGCACCGTCACGCGCCGGTTCGGCAAGATTTTTCTGAAACCGTTCACACCATTCCATACGCGACATCCAGGAATAGTCCTCACGACGTGGGGAAGCTATCCAGGGCAGCTCCGTTTCGGTAGGAACGGGGATTGGACAGTTGATGCTGCTGGAGCCGGCCAGGGCGGCAAATATCAGACTGGTCATCAGGCTCACGTTGACCTCCAGGGAAATTTTTTGTTTGTTAACATGCAAGCTCGCGACTGTCCATGCTAAGCTCAAGGCAACTTCAAGGGAGGCAACCATATGAGTCAGACAGTTTGCATCACAGGAGCGGCACGCGGTCTTGGTCTGGGTTACACGGAGCACTATCTGGAGGCCGGCTGGCAGGTCCTGGCCGTGGCGCGCAAGGCCAAAGAGAAGGACAGTCTGAAGAAATTAGCTCAGAAGTATGGCAGCCGGCTCGAACTTTTCGACGCGGATCTGACGAATCATGAGACTCTTTTGCCTTTGAAAAAATGCTGGGAATCGCAGCCTTTGGACCTTCTCATCAATAATGCCGGTATCCTGCTTGATGGGCATGCCGAGTTCGAGAAGCTGCGTTTGGACACCCTGCGTGAGTCTTTCGAGGTGAACGTGATCGCCCCAGTGGCCCTGACCCAGATGGCTCTGCCGGCTCTGCAAAAATCGAAGAAGCCGGTGGTTGCCATGATGTCGACGCTGATGGCCTCGATCGCTGACAACGCTTCGGGTGGGTACTATGCCTATCGCAGTTCGAAAACAGCGCTCAATATGGTCACGCGTTCTTTGGCCAATGATTGCCCTTGGCTCATTGCCATTGCCCTGCATCCAGGCTGGGTGCAGACTGATATGGGCGGCGCGCAGGCTCCGACATCGGTTACGGAATCCATTCAGGGTTTGACACGCGTGATCGCGGGATTGAAAGCGGATGACTCCGGCCAGTTCCGCAACTTCAAAGGTCAGACTTTGCCCTGGTGATTCTCAGGACTGCACGAGTCGAAAGGTAAGGTTGATGCGCAGACCCACGGGTTTGCGCGTCCGCGGAAGGGCATGCACCCATTCTTCCTGCAGACGTCCGGCCATCAGCAGCAGACTTCCATGCGTCAGCTCCCGCTCCAAACGCCTTTCCTCTTTTTTATGTTTCAAAAGAAAGCGCCGCGTGGCCCCCAGGCTTACCGATGCGATCTGAGGCTCCGAACCAAGCGCGGCCTCATCATCGGCGTGCCAGCTCATCGACTGCGAACCATCAGCATAGCGATTGGCCAGGACGGAATTATATCGGTTGCCGGTCAGCTCTGTGATGCGATCTTTTATGCTCAGGAGAGTTTCGTTCCATGGGCTCGGTTCATTCCGAATTCCCGAATAAGCGTAAACAGCCGCAGGATCCCCGTACCAGGCGGTCAGGCGCGGCAGAGGCAAGGTGCGGCCGAACATGCGAATGCTGTCCTGGCGCCAGCTGATGGCGTGATCCACATCCGTGACCGCAAGATCTTGCAAGGCATCAGGCCAGTATAAGAGGCGGCCGCTCCTATCATCCATCAGGACTTCAGGATTCATCAGAATTTTCCCTGCAGAAGGTGATCGCAAAGATACGCGAGCAAAAGAAACCAGACGCACATACCCAGGATGACGAGAATGCTGTTTTCGATGTGCCGGCTTCTTTGCATGGAGCGCAGCAGAAAGAAACCAAGGGCGTGCATCGGAAGGATCAGCCAGGGCACGGGCCAGCTCAGATGCTGCAGGCTGACCAGGATCAGGCTGAAGGGGAGGGTGAGCAGGACATAAAAGGTCGTGACAAAGAACGTGTCCTGCCTTAACCACCAGCTGTCGGGCTGCGGCAGACTCATCAGCCAGGCCGGGACCTCCTGCCGCTGCAGCTGAAAACTTCGAAAAAAGCTGCTCAGAAAGATGCTCAGAATACCTGTTATGGATGTATAGACGTAAATTTTTTGAGTCGCAGGGATATCCTCTTTCAGAACCATCATGAGGATCGCGTTCATGCCCGCACCGAGCAGAAGGCAATAGATCAGCAGAGCCGGCTTCACCAGGGCATAGGTCGTCTGCATCATGAACCGGGCCGGAATCCGCCGGGTGAAAGCCGACCGAAGCTCTGTTTCCCAGGAACCGATCGGCAACTCGGGATGATCGTGCACCCGGCTTTCCGGGCGCTGGATATTCCAGTAGGCGATGGCTCCGCTGGCCGCGAGAGAAAACCAGGCGAATGAGGAGCCTTTGCTGAGGAGCAGCCCAAAAGCGCCGAGGATCCAAAAAGGAAAAAGACGCCAGCTCTGTTCCAAAAGGGCCAACTGCAGACCGAGGATCCACACGTAATAGGCCGCGCCCCAGACAAGGGCCATGGGCCAGGCGCCTTGATTTTGAATCAGCTGGTGGAATCCCATTCCATACAGGATCAATAGCGTCAGGTTGAGAACCGACAAAGCCAAGGCGCGGATCAGGCGTTCCCAGGCGAAAGGCAGGGGCTGCGCTTCAGCAAAGTAATGCACGCGTCCACCGCGCGCGCTCCCTCGCACCACGGCGGCCACCACCCAACTGTAAAGCAGAAAACAGCCGAGGAAAATGAGGTCCGCAGGCGTCCAAGGTTCAGGGCTTAAAAAATGCGCGAGTCCCTGTCGCAGCGCGGACTGTTCCTGGCCGCTCAGAATCAGCCCGAAACAGTAAAGGAAGGCTACGAGAAAACGCTGATGCAGCTGAAGGATGTCGCGCAGGAAAAGCCGCAGACGGAGCGCGGCATACGAAAGGAAGAGACGCGAGTGATCTGGGTCCGCGAGCGCCTTCACGTCCTGTCACCTTGAATCAAAAAGGTTTGACTCTGATGCTGCATGTCCAGTGTGGTCAAAGGAATGCCTTCCAATTGATCGGCATCATGATTGACGAGCAGGATGATGGCGCGCGCGGCAAAGTCTTTCATGAGTTTTTTAAAGGTCTCCTGCGCACTGCGATCAAATCCTGTGCAGGCTTCATCGAGCAGAAGCACAGCAGCGGGTACCATCAGAGCTGCGATCAGAAGCGTTTTCTTTTTGTTGCCAAGCGATAGCTCGTCATAGCGCGTGCGAAGAAAGGGCGTCAGGGCCAGATCTTCGATCAGCCTGCGGGGATAGTCGGTGGCGGGCTGTCCTCGTATATTCAGAACTAAACGAAAGTATTCATCCGGCGTGATAAAGGGGAAGATACCGTCCATCTCGGGCGCCCAGCTGACTTTCTGCCGGTAGGCCTTGCGATGATCCTGGGGGTTCAATCCATCCAGCAGCACGCGGCCTGAACTTGGAGCTTCCGCGCCGGCAATCAGACGGAAAAGCGTGCTCTTGCCAATACCGTTCGGACCGGCAATGGCATAGACGCCCGGAGCGCGGAATTCGAAGCTGAGCGATTCCAGAACTTTCTTGTCCTGGTAGGATTTACAAAGTTGATCCAGTTGCAGCAAGGCTTGCACTTTCCCACGATGGGTTGACAGTCCCACCATCCTTAACAAAATCCGCTGCGCCTTTCAAGGAGCCAGAGTTCGTCGGCGTCGGCAGCGCCGTTCCAGGAGCCAGGGCCCGGTAGAGTGTGCGCTTCCCGCGACAATTTTTCACCGGGCGCGGAATCCCGCTTCAATGAAGACTCTGGGCACCTGCAGAGGTCTGTGGCAGAATGTGAGTGGTGAGGACCCCCCATGCACGCGTTCGTCCGCCGTTACCTTGATCTCCAATCGTCTGTCATTCGCGCCATACTCGCAGAATTTTTCCTGCAGCTGGTGCATAATGCGTTTTTTCTGCTCGCAAATTTCTACATGAGCCGCGAAGGATATTCCGATTCCTTCATTGCCCGCGTCCTGTCGCTCAGGTTTTTGGCGATTCTGGCATTTTCCCTGCCGCTCGGCCTTTTGGTGCGGCGGCGTCGGCTGCTGCCCTTTCTACGCGCAGGTTCGATTCTGATGCCGCTCGGGTATGCCCTGATACTCATGTCCATTCCCAGACACTCCGAGGCCATGATGGGCGTCGGTAACGTCCTGGTCGGCGCTGGTTTTGCGATGATACAGGTGCTGATTGTGCCTTACATCCTGCGGCATGAGAAACTGAGGCAGCAGGCGCATGCCATCGCCCTCAGCTTCGCCAACTGGAGCACGACCACCTTTCTTCTGGGCATACTCTTCTACGTTCTGAATCATGCGCGATCGGAGGCGCTGCCGGAGTCGCTGCTGCTGGCGATCATCACGGGTGTCTCGTGCCTGGGCTTTGTCACACTCATGGGGCCACTTGAAGATAAACCCTCCTGCGAGCACGATGCAGGAAAGGCCATGGCGCTCAAGGATTACGAATGGGGTCTTATCATAAGGGCGTTGACCCCGAGTCTGATCATCGGCATCGGCGCGGGACTCAGTATTCCGTTTATCAGTCTTTTCTTTAAACATGCCTTTGACATGGGCTATGAAGATTTCTCGCTGATCAGTTCCGCCGCCACCTTTCTCGTCACCGTGGGTTCGCTCTATGGGCCGCAGGTTCTGGAACGGTTTGGTTATGGCCCAGCCATCGTCTGGAGTCAAAGCCTGGCGATCCTCGTCCTTGTTCTGATGGGAGTCTCCGAATATTTCGCGCCGTCCCGCGGCGCGCTGATGCTCGCATCCTTTTGCTATCTCCTGCGACAGCCTCTTATGAACATGGCCAATCCCATCGTTTCGGAATTGACCATGAACCTTGTCGGACCAAGGAATCGCGAAATGACCAGCGCCCTGAAGCAGGCGCTGTGGGCCGCCAGCTGGTTTTTAAGTTCGCAGCTTTTTCGCAGCCTTCGGGAAGCGGGTCTGCCTTTCGTCTGGGTCTTTGGTTCGACTGCCCTCATATACGCTGTAGGCGTGATCTGGTATGCGCGTCTGATCCGGGATTACGAGCAGAGAGTCCTGCCCCAGGAGCGCGTGGCGAGCTGAAATCGGCCTGTATTCCGTATAGGATGCCTGCCGGATTGGGTGTAATTTTGTAAAAAAGTGCAGGGTGTGCAGTTCCTGCACTAGTCACAGCCGCAGGCATAAAATATTATAAAGAGGAACAAGTTCGTATTGCGTATGGACAGGGGCATGGGAGGGGAAATCTTTGCAACTCCGTATTTTAGCGACCATCCTGTTCCTCTTTGGATTGAGCGAGGCGCAAGCACGCACGATCCTGATCAAAGATATCGCGTCCACGCCCGTCGGTGAGCATCCTGAATACTACATCGACAGCGCCGGCACCGCGACTGTCGATCAGGTCATGAGCATGGCCCTTCCCGAGCATCCCAAGTCCAACCCTTCGTTTGGCTGGAGTGATAACGTCGTCTGGCTCAAGAGCACTTTCGAGAAGGCGGATAACCAGGCTTATATCCTGGAGATCGGCTATCCTTTGCTGGATGATGTCACGGTCTACATCTTCCATAACGGACAGCCCCTGAAGACGGTCCGTGCCGGTGATTCGGTGGTCAGCAGCCCCGAGATCGTCGATCACATCGATCCGGCCTTCCGCTTTCCCGAGGAGCCGGGCGTTTATACGATGCTTCTGCGCATCAAGTCGTCCTCGTCGATTCAGGCTCCCCTTAAACTCTATACCCCGATCAGTTTTAGCCAAAAAGAAGGCGAAGAGGTCCTGGTTACCGGCATTTACGCGGGGATCCTTGGGATCATGGCGCTTTATAACCTCTTCATC from the Oligoflexus sp. genome contains:
- a CDS encoding LTA synthase family protein, with the protein product MRKPTYYQLFYADLLLFAVLFILHRAFTFTALNAEVLTGARQWSGFFVGALSDLWIAGLLALLSAGWHMLLGLKFTVGGVQKLRALFFLIVTLLLASHQSYVEFFGFTMMAFHLRYLYDSAFILANGQSLFSWPLLVYLGVLALVLLLQSGRRKETSRRYQGAIFAAVLVTLVILHNRNIHWRVQWFIPENLQVNLLEKLFTQLSKAKAIEPVSAAERERLLTLLRLPHAASDFPGLMREVKENPVGPLHPISEKIREHWQASLASQRKPLMAVVLLESLRPAETGYFAPGSPSLTPTLDHLATSSIVFTNAYSTGSVTRGGQEAVFCGHISSRDTSLMRYDAVAPIRCLSDLLQKPLPAGGQVETFWHHGGNGFFDNQLSFWRKHGMQRIMTQDDFMKDAPQTSWGVGDITFLQESARELKKRREASTAAAQVGMLLTVSNHIPWDLPRDVIPWALPLQAKHLSYRTTAYTDHALRLFMESLKADGLWEDALIIIASDHGNQVPAYQDIYPDRPTAVARLQSHINFIIAGGLVEKALRDLKLTSLPRDVLVSQVDISQFLADTLGLKEFSSMGENPFHDTRQLPVLSRLEQHLFDPQSQSLIDPSAWQTRPLFDVTALPQEPSIEAKERNLLFYRSYIDYISTK
- a CDS encoding GDSL-type esterase/lipase family protein, with the protein product MTSLIFAALAGSSSINCPIPVPTETELPWIASPRREDYSWMSRMEWCERFQKNLAEPARDGAQLVFMGDSITQGWTEVAPDVWSQAFGSIKPLRLGIGGDRTQNLLWRMDQGELTGLNPRVLVLLIGINNVNAGDSSEAILKGMETVIDRIHQRLPGTHILVLGLLPSGESADDPLRARIQGINERLAKVQREQLSYADIGAVFLQPDGRVNAELMPDFLHPGAKGYRVFAKALAPHLEKLFGADVVNVGAIE
- a CDS encoding SDR family oxidoreductase, which translates into the protein MSQTVCITGAARGLGLGYTEHYLEAGWQVLAVARKAKEKDSLKKLAQKYGSRLELFDADLTNHETLLPLKKCWESQPLDLLINNAGILLDGHAEFEKLRLDTLRESFEVNVIAPVALTQMALPALQKSKKPVVAMMSTLMASIADNASGGYYAYRSSKTALNMVTRSLANDCPWLIAIALHPGWVQTDMGGAQAPTSVTESIQGLTRVIAGLKADDSGQFRNFKGQTLPW
- a CDS encoding alpha-ketoglutarate-dependent dioxygenase AlkB family protein; translation: MNPEVLMDDRSGRLLYWPDALQDLAVTDVDHAISWRQDSIRMFGRTLPLPRLTAWYGDPAAVYAYSGIRNEPSPWNETLLSIKDRITELTGNRYNSVLANRYADGSQSMSWHADDEAALGSEPQIASVSLGATRRFLLKHKKEERRLERELTHGSLLLMAGRLQEEWVHALPRTRKPVGLRINLTFRLVQS
- a CDS encoding ABC transporter ATP-binding protein, which gives rise to MLQLDQLCKSYQDKKVLESLSFEFRAPGVYAIAGPNGIGKSTLFRLIAGAEAPSSGRVLLDGLNPQDHRKAYRQKVSWAPEMDGIFPFITPDEYFRLVLNIRGQPATDYPRRLIEDLALTPFLRTRYDELSLGNKKKTLLIAALMVPAAVLLLDEACTGFDRSAQETFKKLMKDFAARAIILLVNHDADQLEGIPLTTLDMQHQSQTFLIQGDRT
- a CDS encoding MFS transporter yields the protein MHAFVRRYLDLQSSVIRAILAEFFLQLVHNAFFLLANFYMSREGYSDSFIARVLSLRFLAILAFSLPLGLLVRRRRLLPFLRAGSILMPLGYALILMSIPRHSEAMMGVGNVLVGAGFAMIQVLIVPYILRHEKLRQQAHAIALSFANWSTTTFLLGILFYVLNHARSEALPESLLLAIITGVSCLGFVTLMGPLEDKPSCEHDAGKAMALKDYEWGLIIRALTPSLIIGIGAGLSIPFISLFFKHAFDMGYEDFSLISSAATFLVTVGSLYGPQVLERFGYGPAIVWSQSLAILVLVLMGVSEYFAPSRGALMLASFCYLLRQPLMNMANPIVSELTMNLVGPRNREMTSALKQALWAASWFLSSQLFRSLREAGLPFVWVFGSTALIYAVGVIWYARLIRDYEQRVLPQERVAS